In Chryseobacterium gleum, a single genomic region encodes these proteins:
- a CDS encoding gliding motility protein GldB, with the protein MKIFRYIALSSVLAAGLISCKKEPENQWKVEVKETAEKVDITDISKEFYNPDVPLDQFKSKFPWFQGTVSDADFEKRRADAEEIKIYKEAIGKINQANLQKELQSLFSHIKYYFPKFKNPKVYLFSSALQMVQDPIFYDEKGNLLFIDVTGFMGDGNPNYKGLELYFQKSMNPQNMVPKVSQLFAEKIVTESPDHQKFIDQMVLNGKVMILQDAFLPDVPDYLKINYTKKQYEWATNNEANIWNYFVESNLIFGDDPRLGERFISPGPFSKFYTEIDNESSPQIGIFTGWQICKAYLKEKPETKLTDFLKMDATTIFNQSGYKPKLK; encoded by the coding sequence ATGAAGATTTTTAGATATATTGCGCTTTCTTCTGTTTTAGCTGCCGGACTTATTTCCTGCAAAAAAGAACCTGAAAATCAATGGAAGGTTGAAGTAAAAGAAACAGCTGAAAAAGTTGACATCACAGATATTTCCAAAGAATTTTATAATCCGGATGTTCCTTTGGATCAGTTTAAGTCGAAATTTCCATGGTTTCAGGGAACTGTTTCTGATGCTGATTTTGAAAAAAGAAGAGCTGATGCTGAAGAGATAAAAATCTACAAGGAAGCAATCGGAAAAATAAACCAGGCAAATCTTCAAAAGGAACTTCAGAGCTTGTTTTCACATATTAAATATTACTTCCCGAAGTTTAAAAATCCGAAAGTATATTTATTTTCATCTGCCTTACAGATGGTTCAGGATCCGATATTTTATGACGAGAAAGGAAACCTTTTATTTATAGATGTCACCGGTTTTATGGGTGATGGAAATCCTAATTACAAAGGGCTGGAACTGTATTTTCAAAAATCAATGAACCCACAGAATATGGTTCCAAAAGTATCACAGCTTTTTGCAGAAAAGATTGTAACGGAATCTCCTGATCATCAGAAGTTCATAGATCAGATGGTTCTGAACGGGAAAGTAATGATTCTCCAGGATGCTTTTCTTCCCGACGTTCCTGATTATCTGAAAATAAATTATACCAAGAAGCAGTATGAATGGGCAACCAACAATGAAGCCAACATCTGGAACTATTTTGTAGAAAGCAACCTGATTTTCGGAGATGATCCGAGACTTGGAGAACGTTTCATCTCACCGGGACCTTTCTCGAAATTTTATACGGAAATTGATAACGAATCTTCACCACAGATCGGAATTTTTACAGGATGGCAGATCTGCAAAGCATACCTTAAAGAAAAGCCTGAAACAAAGCTGACGGATTTTCTGAAAATGGATGCCACCACAATTTTTAATCAATCCGGTTATAAACCGAAACTTAAATAA
- the gldC gene encoding gliding motility protein GldC has product MRKTQITIDVELDENHVPENITWNAQDGGIEKQDTKATMISVWDDKTREALRIDLWTKEMPVDQMKMFIHQILISLGNTYQRATGEEDVAQWMEEIAEEFAVKSAIK; this is encoded by the coding sequence ATGAGAAAGACTCAGATTACGATAGATGTAGAGCTTGATGAAAATCATGTCCCGGAAAATATTACATGGAATGCCCAGGATGGCGGTATTGAAAAACAGGATACCAAAGCAACCATGATTTCTGTATGGGATGACAAGACAAGAGAAGCGCTAAGAATTGATCTTTGGACCAAAGAAATGCCTGTAGACCAAATGAAGATGTTTATCCATCAGATTTTAATATCTTTAGGAAATACGTATCAGAGAGCAACCGGCGAAGAGGATGTAGCACAGTGGATGGAAGAAATTGCAGAAGAGTTTGCTGTGAAATCCGCTATTAAGTAA
- a CDS encoding cystathionine gamma-synthase, producing the protein MNFNTKVIHGGQHHESATGSVNVPVFLTSTFAQKSPGVHSGYEYSRAANPTRQALEDSLASIENGARGLAFGSGLAAIDCVLKLLNPGDEVVAVDDLYGGTYRMFTRLFEKYQLKFTFVNFDDVSKIADVITDKTKLIWVETPTNPLMKLVDIKAVVEVAKGKDILVAVDNTFATPYIQRPIDLGADIVMHSATKYLGGHSDVIAGALIAKDAELGEKLHFIQFASGGILGPHDSYLVLRGIKTLALRMQRHSDNGLAVAKYLETHPAVDKVIYPGLESHPQYELAKSQMKESGGMVSFTFKSGKKEDAIKFLEKVRVFTLAESLGGVESLANHPALMTHASIPAEKRAELGITDDLVRLSVGIEDAEDLIADLEKAFS; encoded by the coding sequence ATGAATTTTAATACAAAAGTAATTCACGGAGGGCAGCACCATGAGTCTGCAACGGGTTCTGTAAATGTACCTGTATTTTTGACCTCTACATTTGCACAGAAAAGCCCGGGAGTACATTCCGGATATGAATATTCGAGAGCTGCCAACCCTACAAGACAGGCATTGGAAGACTCTCTGGCAAGTATTGAAAACGGAGCGAGAGGTTTAGCTTTCGGTTCGGGTCTTGCGGCCATCGACTGTGTTTTAAAATTATTAAACCCAGGGGATGAAGTAGTTGCTGTAGATGATCTTTACGGAGGAACTTACAGAATGTTCACAAGACTTTTCGAAAAATATCAGCTGAAATTTACGTTCGTGAATTTTGACGATGTTTCCAAAATTGCTGATGTCATTACAGATAAAACAAAACTGATCTGGGTAGAAACTCCTACGAATCCTTTGATGAAATTAGTAGATATCAAAGCAGTAGTAGAAGTTGCAAAAGGAAAAGATATTCTGGTAGCAGTAGACAATACTTTCGCAACACCTTATATCCAGAGACCTATTGATTTGGGGGCTGACATTGTAATGCACTCAGCAACGAAATATTTGGGAGGTCATTCTGATGTAATTGCAGGAGCTCTTATTGCTAAAGATGCTGAACTGGGAGAAAAACTTCACTTTATTCAGTTTGCGAGCGGCGGTATTTTAGGCCCTCACGACTCTTATCTTGTATTGAGAGGGATCAAAACATTGGCATTGAGAATGCAGAGACACTCTGACAACGGTTTGGCTGTAGCTAAATACCTTGAAACTCATCCGGCGGTAGATAAAGTAATTTATCCAGGATTGGAATCTCACCCTCAATATGAGCTGGCAAAATCTCAGATGAAGGAATCAGGAGGAATGGTTTCATTTACTTTTAAATCCGGAAAGAAAGAAGATGCTATTAAATTTCTGGAAAAAGTAAGAGTATTTACCCTTGCAGAATCTTTAGGAGGTGTAGAATCTCTGGCTAACCACCCTGCGTTAATGACTCACGCTTCAATTCCGGCAGAAAAACGTGCGGAACTGGGAATCACGGACGACCTTGTTCGTTTAAGCGTAGGAATAGAAGATGCAGAAGATCTTATTGCGGATCTTGAGAAAGCTTTTTCTTAA
- a CDS encoding GNAT family N-acetyltransferase translates to MKNSRKAVVSDLPQLAELFDQYRVFYHKSSDIPAATNFLQERLERKDSEIFVAEENGKLTGFVQLYPIFSSTRMQRYWLLNDLYVNEKHRGKGYSKELIEASKELCRSSNACGILLETGKSNDIGNQLYPACGFELYDSVNFYEWTNHEQ, encoded by the coding sequence ATGAAAAACTCAAGGAAAGCAGTTGTTTCCGACTTACCACAACTCGCAGAATTATTTGATCAGTACAGGGTATTTTATCATAAATCCTCTGATATTCCTGCAGCTACAAACTTTCTTCAGGAAAGGCTTGAAAGAAAAGATTCAGAAATTTTCGTTGCAGAAGAAAATGGTAAACTTACTGGTTTTGTACAATTATATCCTATATTTTCATCTACAAGAATGCAGCGTTACTGGCTGTTGAATGATCTGTACGTAAATGAAAAACACAGAGGTAAAGGCTATTCCAAAGAATTGATTGAGGCATCCAAAGAACTATGCCGCTCTTCAAATGCGTGTGGTATCCTTCTGGAAACAGGAAAAAGCAATGATATCGGAAACCAATTGTATCCAGCCTGCGGCTTTGAGCTTTATGATTCCGTGAATTTCTATGAATGGACGAATCATGAGCAATGA
- a CDS encoding DinB family protein, which produces MTEFQKYIQRYLDQIPSGDWLNELQISADKTIGIYSNLTEEQSTFAYAEGKWTLKGLLLHLSDTERVFQYRILAFARGEKNNLPGFDENQYADQSFADERSLESLLEEYKLVRKSSQILLETLQPSALQNTGIANGHEISVETIGKLIVGHNYHHLSIIEERYLSKLGWM; this is translated from the coding sequence ATGACCGAATTTCAAAAATACATCCAAAGATATTTAGATCAGATTCCATCAGGAGATTGGTTAAACGAACTGCAGATATCAGCAGACAAAACCATCGGAATTTATTCCAACCTTACTGAAGAACAATCCACCTTCGCTTATGCAGAAGGAAAATGGACTTTAAAAGGTCTTCTGCTTCATTTATCGGATACCGAAAGAGTTTTCCAATACAGGATATTAGCGTTTGCCAGAGGAGAAAAAAACAACCTTCCCGGATTTGATGAAAATCAATACGCTGATCAGTCTTTTGCAGACGAAAGAAGCCTGGAATCTCTTTTAGAAGAATACAAGCTGGTAAGAAAGTCTTCACAGATTCTACTAGAAACACTTCAACCTTCTGCTCTGCAAAACACAGGTATAGCTAATGGCCATGAAATTTCTGTAGAAACCATCGGTAAACTGATCGTGGGACACAATTACCATCACCTAAGTATTATTGAGGAAAGGTATTTATCGAAATTGGGATGGATGTAG
- the tnpA gene encoding IS200/IS605 family transposase, with product MAFIKIYIHLVFSTRNRDPFLNTFDIRLKVWKHIKEYSTEKGIFLDMINGYSDHCHCLISLGSNQNIETIVQLIKGESSHWINKNKLVTGKFSWQDEYFAVSVSESMVDTVRNYIKNQEKHHQKKSFTDEYKEFIEKYNFKM from the coding sequence ATGGCTTTTATCAAAATTTATATTCATCTTGTTTTCTCTACAAGAAACAGAGATCCATTTCTCAATACATTCGACATACGTCTCAAGGTCTGGAAACATATTAAAGAATATTCCACAGAAAAAGGAATATTTTTAGACATGATTAATGGCTATTCAGATCATTGTCATTGCCTTATTTCTCTGGGATCTAATCAGAATATAGAAACAATTGTTCAACTGATAAAAGGAGAATCGTCTCATTGGATCAATAAAAATAAACTTGTCACTGGAAAGTTTTCATGGCAGGATGAATATTTTGCAGTTTCAGTTTCCGAATCTATGGTGGATACTGTAAGAAATTATATTAAAAATCAGGAAAAGCATCATCAGAAAAAGAGTTTTACTGATGAGTATAAAGAATTTATTGAGAAGTATAATTTTAAAATGTGA
- a CDS encoding L-threonylcarbamoyladenylate synthase codes for MEHIIEILKSGGTILYPTDTIWGIGCDATNIEAVNKIFEIKKREKNKSMIILVESEKRLQDLVDVPEMAWEIIDLSEKPVTIVYENPRGLPKELLAEDGSIGIRLVKNDFCKKLITKLNRPLVSTSANFSGEKSPLKFSDISQEMIDLVDYAVEEDREKVSKYSGSSVIKIWNDNRIKVLRE; via the coding sequence ATGGAACATATTATCGAAATATTAAAATCCGGCGGAACGATTCTTTATCCTACAGATACCATCTGGGGAATTGGTTGTGATGCGACCAATATAGAAGCTGTCAATAAAATTTTTGAAATCAAAAAGCGTGAAAAGAATAAATCCATGATCATCCTTGTGGAGTCTGAGAAAAGACTTCAGGATCTGGTAGATGTTCCTGAAATGGCCTGGGAAATTATTGATCTCAGCGAAAAGCCGGTAACTATTGTTTATGAAAACCCGAGAGGTTTGCCTAAAGAGCTTCTTGCTGAAGACGGAAGTATAGGAATCCGTCTTGTAAAAAATGATTTCTGCAAAAAACTGATTACAAAATTAAACAGACCTCTTGTATCTACTTCAGCCAATTTCAGTGGCGAAAAAAGCCCTTTGAAATTTTCTGATATTTCTCAGGAAATGATTGATCTTGTAGATTATGCAGTGGAGGAAGACAGAGAAAAAGTTTCAAAATATTCAGGTTCTTCGGTAATTAAAATATGGAATGACAACAGGATAAAAGTTCTGAGAGAGTAA
- a CDS encoding nuclear transport factor 2 family protein translates to MDHQKFAQTWVNVWNSHNLEDILSHYADDIEITTPMIAMATGGRESSLKGKEAVREYWRKALDKFPDLHFDLIHSTAGVDSVALFYKSIMDKHAVEVMFFNEDGKISRMYAHYD, encoded by the coding sequence ATGGATCATCAAAAATTTGCTCAAACGTGGGTGAATGTCTGGAATTCTCATAATTTAGAGGATATTCTGTCCCATTACGCGGATGATATTGAGATCACCACTCCTATGATTGCTATGGCCACAGGTGGCAGGGAAAGTTCATTAAAAGGAAAAGAAGCTGTCCGTGAATATTGGAGAAAGGCACTGGATAAATTTCCGGACCTTCATTTTGATCTGATCCATTCTACGGCGGGAGTAGATTCGGTAGCATTATTTTATAAGTCGATTATGGATAAACATGCTGTGGAAGTCATGTTTTTTAATGAAGATGGAAAAATTAGTAGAATGTATGCTCATTATGATTAA
- a CDS encoding CCA tRNA nucleotidyltransferase yields the protein MKINLNQNKNLKLFKIISEAAERNHQSVYIVGGYVRDLLMNRKASTDIDFVTEQSGIELAQNVAQDIDPKLKVSVFKTYGTAMIKYKELDLEFVGARKESYTENSRKPEVEGGSLEDDQKRRDFTINAMAISLNKNNFGELIDPFNGIDDLEKEILRTPLEPAQTYSDDPLRMMRAVRFASTLHFKIEENSLKAIQQEAERIRIVSMERIMVEFNKIMLSEKPSVGLRLMEQTGLLKLIIPELIELKGVEEVEGQTHKDNFYHTLEVVDNISVNTDNLWLRWAALLHDIGKAPTKKFVEGTGWTFHGHEFLGSKMVKTLFQRLKLPLGSDMKYVQKMVKLSSRPIALITDDASDSALRRLLFDAGENLEDLFTLCKADITTKNSRKQEKFKKNFEYVAVKIKEVEEKDQVRNFQPPITGEEIMEMFNLKPGREIGILKEKVKEAILEGEIPNEKEEATKFVIAEAEKLGLTI from the coding sequence ATGAAAATTAATCTTAATCAAAATAAGAATTTAAAACTTTTTAAAATCATTTCTGAAGCAGCAGAAAGGAATCACCAGTCCGTATACATTGTAGGCGGTTATGTACGTGACCTTCTGATGAACAGAAAAGCTTCTACGGATATAGATTTTGTAACGGAGCAAAGCGGTATTGAACTTGCCCAAAATGTAGCTCAGGATATAGATCCGAAATTGAAGGTTTCCGTATTCAAGACCTACGGAACAGCCATGATCAAATATAAAGAGCTTGACCTTGAATTTGTAGGAGCCAGAAAGGAAAGCTATACAGAAAACAGCCGCAAGCCTGAAGTGGAGGGCGGAAGCCTGGAAGATGACCAGAAGAGAAGAGATTTTACGATCAATGCGATGGCTATCTCTTTAAACAAAAATAATTTCGGAGAACTGATCGATCCTTTTAATGGAATTGATGATCTTGAAAAAGAAATTTTACGAACTCCGCTGGAACCTGCGCAGACTTATTCTGATGATCCTTTAAGGATGATGAGAGCGGTGCGTTTTGCTTCTACTTTACATTTTAAAATTGAGGAAAACTCTCTGAAAGCTATCCAGCAGGAAGCTGAAAGAATCAGGATTGTTTCTATGGAAAGGATCATGGTAGAATTCAACAAGATCATGCTTTCTGAAAAACCTTCTGTTGGTCTTAGATTAATGGAACAAACCGGTCTTTTAAAGCTGATTATTCCTGAACTGATTGAACTGAAGGGTGTGGAAGAAGTGGAAGGACAAACACATAAGGATAACTTTTACCACACATTGGAGGTCGTTGACAATATTTCCGTGAATACAGATAACCTTTGGCTGCGTTGGGCTGCCTTGCTTCATGATATTGGAAAAGCTCCAACCAAAAAATTTGTGGAAGGAACAGGATGGACGTTCCATGGACATGAGTTTTTAGGCTCAAAAATGGTTAAAACACTTTTCCAAAGACTAAAACTGCCGTTGGGAAGTGACATGAAATATGTTCAGAAAATGGTAAAGCTTTCGTCAAGGCCCATTGCTCTGATCACTGATGACGCTTCAGATTCTGCTTTAAGAAGACTTTTATTTGATGCCGGAGAAAACCTGGAAGATCTTTTCACCCTTTGCAAGGCAGATATTACCACGAAAAACTCCAGAAAACAGGAGAAGTTCAAAAAAAACTTTGAATATGTGGCGGTAAAAATCAAAGAAGTGGAAGAAAAGGATCAGGTAAGAAACTTCCAGCCGCCTATTACCGGTGAAGAGATTATGGAAATGTTCAATCTTAAGCCGGGCCGTGAAATCGGTATTTTAAAGGAGAAAGTAAAAGAAGCAATCCTGGAGGGTGAAATTCCCAATGAAAAAGAAGAAGCTACAAAGTTTGTAATTGCTGAAGCTGAAAAACTGGGATTAACAATATAA
- a CDS encoding YncE family protein, producing the protein MKITKLLTVLFAVVLLFNISSCTSDSAEFDVSPITYQNGYFISNEGNFNSQGAKVTFVTRDLSLKQDDVYGYNNNKEILGDVLQTIGLNGNKAYLVLNNSNKIVVVDRYTFKKLGVITQQLDNPRGIAFANDFIYVANTNFSANTQSITKYKASDYSFVSKINMTEVSDKTVEAGGNIFVQNASSGYGNKITYINTSNDSKTEITVPNGQIGNTVSYKSNVYTISSTATDSYIYKISGTGTLTPVITLTGIPSATNLQIDNDKLYFSSANKVYTTSLTAPTVPSSPLLTAADGGPYFTLYGFNVIDGRIFASDVKQFTQESEMVIYSAATGSKIVTVKTGGIGANGTFVNP; encoded by the coding sequence ATGAAAATAACTAAACTTTTAACTGTCTTATTTGCAGTGGTACTATTGTTTAATATTTCTTCATGTACAAGTGACTCTGCCGAGTTTGACGTTTCTCCGATCACTTACCAGAACGGATATTTTATCTCTAATGAAGGTAATTTTAACAGCCAGGGAGCTAAAGTAACTTTCGTTACGAGAGATTTAAGCCTTAAGCAGGATGATGTATATGGTTATAACAACAATAAAGAGATCCTGGGTGATGTTCTTCAGACGATTGGCCTTAACGGGAATAAAGCTTATCTTGTTTTGAATAACTCAAACAAAATTGTTGTAGTAGACCGTTACACATTTAAGAAATTGGGAGTAATCACACAACAGCTTGATAATCCGAGAGGAATTGCTTTCGCTAATGACTTTATCTATGTTGCTAACACTAATTTCAGTGCAAATACTCAAAGTATAACTAAGTATAAAGCTTCTGATTATTCATTTGTAAGCAAAATTAACATGACTGAAGTTTCTGATAAAACAGTAGAAGCGGGAGGAAATATTTTCGTACAGAATGCTTCATCAGGATATGGAAACAAGATTACTTATATCAATACTTCCAACGACAGCAAAACTGAAATTACCGTTCCGAATGGTCAGATTGGAAATACTGTCTCTTACAAATCCAATGTTTATACAATTTCTTCAACAGCTACAGATTCTTATATCTATAAGATTTCAGGTACCGGAACCCTTACACCGGTAATTACACTGACAGGAATTCCAAGTGCAACCAACCTTCAGATTGATAATGATAAATTATATTTCAGCTCAGCCAATAAGGTGTATACAACAAGCTTAACTGCTCCGACAGTTCCTTCCAGTCCATTATTAACAGCTGCAGATGGTGGTCCTTATTTTACATTGTATGGATTTAATGTTATTGACGGAAGAATTTTTGCTTCTGACGTAAAGCAGTTTACACAAGAAAGCGAAATGGTTATATACTCAGCAGCTACAGGAAGTAAGATTGTTACCGTGAAAACAGGAGGTATCGGTGCTAACGGAACTTTTGTAAACCCATAA
- a CDS encoding TonB-dependent receptor plug domain-containing protein gives MDIKRSLVLLFSSYGCFLFGQEKTIDTIYVFDNQMNRVKLFHPVKIISAEDAEKNSSNLSELLRFQSQVFIKENGRGAVSSPSFRGTTAQQTAFVWNGININSNFLGQGDINNIALFGYDQIGIKAGGGSVVYGSGAIGGSIHLNNTLDFNKGFHGSLFSEVASFNTYNNFIKGSYSNDKFSFKASGNYSVSENDYKVSDLNYINRNGNYYNTTFNVGASYKITNDHKISWQSQFFDSSQHYPVYEETGTKTKYKTQSVRSLLSWDWNKTKFSNSLKAAYTEENFQYFGSLTQPKSSSGTGKNYIFKNDFNYFLNSKWNFNLIGEFQVNKGEGYQNGISSVSRNIGSVSGLLRYFATKDLRFEGGFKKDFVEDVKSPLMYSFSGKWSAAKWYDVSINVSKNFRYPSFNDIYYEPGGNKDLRPETSTQVDMTNEFKMGDFRLSFSPYYMDITDLIVWLPTAKGYWQAFNVNKAESYGLESQLSFSKQLGNHKIRANAGYYYAKSIDKETNMQRPYVPIHRGNINVDYEYGFFKFFTQSLLNGVTYTTSDEKRSEAIDPYFLLNMGVSATLAKKYTLGFKVNNLTNTYYKTVSFYPLPKRNYSVYAAINF, from the coding sequence ATGGATATAAAAAGATCTTTAGTACTGCTTTTTTCATCTTATGGTTGTTTTCTTTTTGGACAAGAGAAAACCATTGACACTATTTATGTCTTCGACAATCAGATGAACAGGGTGAAGCTTTTTCATCCCGTAAAAATAATTTCAGCAGAGGATGCTGAGAAGAACTCCAGCAACCTTTCGGAACTTCTGAGATTTCAGTCACAGGTATTTATTAAGGAAAATGGCCGCGGCGCTGTTTCTTCACCTTCTTTCAGGGGAACTACCGCCCAGCAGACTGCATTTGTATGGAACGGAATTAATATCAATTCCAATTTTCTCGGGCAGGGAGATATCAACAATATCGCATTGTTCGGGTATGATCAGATCGGAATAAAAGCCGGCGGCGGAAGTGTTGTCTATGGAAGCGGAGCCATTGGGGGAAGCATTCACCTGAATAATACCCTTGATTTTAATAAAGGCTTTCATGGTTCCCTGTTTTCTGAAGTGGCTTCCTTTAATACTTATAATAATTTTATAAAAGGTTCTTACAGCAATGATAAGTTCAGTTTTAAAGCTTCAGGAAATTATTCTGTAAGTGAAAATGATTATAAGGTAAGTGACCTTAACTACATCAATAGAAACGGGAATTATTACAATACAACGTTCAATGTAGGTGCATCCTATAAAATTACGAACGATCATAAAATTTCATGGCAGAGCCAGTTTTTTGATTCTTCACAGCATTATCCTGTGTATGAGGAAACAGGAACAAAAACTAAATATAAAACGCAGAGCGTAAGGAGCCTCCTTTCCTGGGACTGGAACAAAACAAAGTTCAGCAACTCCTTAAAAGCCGCTTATACAGAAGAAAATTTCCAGTACTTTGGTTCGTTGACCCAACCTAAATCCAGCAGTGGAACAGGGAAAAATTATATCTTTAAAAATGATTTTAATTATTTCCTGAATTCAAAATGGAATTTTAATCTAATAGGAGAATTTCAGGTCAATAAGGGAGAAGGTTATCAGAACGGGATATCCAGTGTCAGCAGAAATATAGGATCAGTTTCAGGATTATTACGATATTTTGCAACGAAAGATCTGCGTTTTGAAGGTGGATTTAAAAAAGATTTTGTGGAAGATGTAAAATCACCGTTAATGTATTCTTTCTCCGGAAAATGGAGCGCTGCAAAATGGTATGATGTGAGCATTAACGTCTCCAAAAACTTCAGATATCCTTCATTTAATGATATTTACTATGAACCGGGTGGAAATAAAGACCTAAGACCGGAAACCTCAACTCAGGTAGATATGACTAATGAGTTCAAAATGGGAGATTTCAGGCTTAGCTTTTCTCCTTATTATATGGATATTACAGACCTTATTGTATGGCTGCCAACCGCTAAAGGATACTGGCAGGCTTTTAATGTTAATAAAGCAGAATCTTACGGGCTGGAATCTCAGCTGTCATTCAGCAAGCAGTTGGGAAATCATAAAATCCGGGCGAATGCAGGGTATTATTATGCAAAATCTATTGATAAAGAAACCAACATGCAGAGACCTTATGTTCCTATACACAGAGGAAACATTAATGTGGATTATGAATATGGTTTCTTTAAATTTTTTACCCAGTCACTGCTGAACGGGGTTACCTACACCACAAGTGATGAAAAAAGGTCAGAGGCTATAGATCCTTATTTTCTTTTAAATATGGGTGTTTCTGCAACTCTGGCAAAAAAGTATACTTTAGGATTTAAAGTGAATAATCTAACCAATACCTACTATAAAACCGTTTCTTTCTATCCTTTACCGAAAAGAAACTATAGTGTGTACGCAGCAATAAATTTTTAA
- a CDS encoding T9SS type A sorting domain-containing protein produces MGKQGGLVPTGWDGSVSSTWGMTANGSTIVGLGFLTAANAHAVKWDEVNGMVDLGSIVQGRSSRANAINASGTVIVGWQDESNGTRSGAKWQDGVESFITDNNGNNVGEAGGISADGSTIIGSANPNPYVWNAVSGLTYITHPNASFSFKGGATGISGDGTKVIGYYRAFGAPPMSGEGFIWTSATGRVNLNDYAVSLGIATNGVTMGLPLAISQDGKKIAGMGVNASNQMVAFYLDTSEYLSVNDEVKEKNNMDIYPNPVTDILYFKGTGKIEKAEIYNLVGQRVKSFNTVEGQIDVSSLSKGAYILEYSVKGEKQQTYKFIKK; encoded by the coding sequence ATGGGTAAACAGGGGGGGCTGGTTCCTACCGGCTGGGATGGCAGTGTAAGTTCTACCTGGGGAATGACAGCTAATGGCAGTACAATTGTGGGGCTGGGATTCCTGACGGCAGCTAACGCACATGCTGTGAAATGGGATGAAGTAAACGGAATGGTAGATCTGGGAAGTATTGTTCAGGGACGAAGCTCCAGGGCAAACGCAATCAATGCTTCAGGAACGGTAATTGTAGGATGGCAGGACGAATCAAACGGTACCAGAAGTGGTGCGAAATGGCAGGATGGAGTGGAAAGTTTTATTACAGATAACAATGGAAATAATGTTGGAGAAGCGGGAGGTATTTCCGCAGACGGAAGTACGATCATCGGTTCAGCCAATCCTAATCCCTATGTTTGGAATGCAGTAAGCGGACTTACTTATATTACGCATCCTAATGCATCATTCAGTTTCAAGGGAGGCGCAACAGGAATTTCAGGGGATGGAACTAAAGTTATTGGATATTACAGAGCATTCGGAGCACCTCCAATGTCTGGCGAGGGTTTTATATGGACCTCTGCCACCGGAAGAGTTAATCTGAATGATTATGCGGTATCCTTAGGAATTGCCACCAATGGAGTGACGATGGGACTTCCTCTGGCTATTTCTCAGGATGGGAAGAAAATTGCCGGAATGGGTGTGAATGCTTCCAATCAAATGGTTGCTTTTTATCTGGATACATCTGAATATTTATCAGTGAATGATGAGGTAAAAGAAAAAAACAACATGGATATTTATCCTAATCCGGTTACTGATATTCTATATTTTAAAGGCACAGGAAAAATAGAGAAGGCAGAAATTTATAACTTGGTTGGACAAAGGGTGAAATCATTCAATACTGTAGAAGGACAAATTGATGTTTCATCCTTGTCAAAAGGAGCTTACATTCTGGAATATTCAGTGAAGGGAGAAAAGCAACAAACTTATAAATTTATCAAAAAATAA